One window of Triplophysa rosa linkage group LG8, Trosa_1v2, whole genome shotgun sequence genomic DNA carries:
- the brd2b gene encoding bromodomain-containing protein 2b isoform X2 has translation MEAAINPSLDSCVGRSVISGMEQSSGKRIRKPSLLYEGFESPSLPQAPPPGPPLLLQPPVKDPSRQGRATNQLQFLHKVLVKALWRHHFAWPFHEPVNAARLNLPDYHKIIKQAMDMGTIKKRLENNYYRGAGECLQDFNTMFTNCYIYNKPTDDIVLMAQSLEKVFLQKVAQMPQEEIELPPPAPRGRGAKSVKGRRGRGGSVTSAHQVPAVSQSVYSHSSPDTPDSWFSTPPLTLLSNSEPPPSLLTPPPTQPTAKKKGVKRKADTTTPTTLGFPMTSASRMGGMGKGHGSAEEMPHSLSSVDCSPGVGVVRGVAEPTHLQPVLGRPLSRRPIKPPCKDLPDSVRPHLPSRRGKLSKHLRYCSAVLKELLSKKHAAYAWPFYKPVDASTLGLLDYHDIIKHPIDLSTIKRKMDEREYRDAQQFSADVRLMFSNCYKYNPPDHDVVAMARKLQDVFEFRFAKMPDEVSEEEELSPMPLGRNMGMLGMHHSSSSSSSSSSSSSSTSSSESEPSSESEPSSESSPSSDSEEERAQRLAQLQDQLRAVHEQLAALSSGPIAKPKRKREKKKDKKKKKKPEKRRGGRGLTTDDREKPGRLSKSKYGRVSLSCAQSKKSGRKNTKKSTPSPRFAEPVVSLPHYDSEEEEDGLPMSYDDKRQLSLDINKLPGEKLGRVVHIIQSREPSLRDTNPEEIEIDLEMLKPSTLRELERYVMTCLRKKPRKPCAVKKGGGKSQEELALEKKRELERRLHDVSGQLNSAKKPQKPKVEKASSVEPHNAASRLSASSSSSDSSSSSSSSSSSDSSDSDSR, from the exons ATGGAGGCGGCCATCAACCCGTCTCTTGACAG CTGTGTGGGACGGTCTGTCATAAGTGGGATGGAACAGAGTTCAGGCAAACGGATCCGTAAGCCGTCGCTGCTCTACGAGGGTTTCGAGAGTCCGTCTCTGCCCCAGGCACCTCCGCCCGGCCCTCCTCTGCTCCTGCAGCCTCCGGTGAAGGACCCCAGCCGTCAGGGACGCGCGACCAATCAGCTGCAGTTCCTCCACAAGGTCTTGGTAAAGGCGTTGTGGCGGCATCACTTTGCGTGGCCTTTCCATGAACCTGTGAATGCGGCTCGACTCAATTTACCT GACTACCATAAGATTATTAAACAGGCGATGGACATGGGCACTATCAAAAAACGACTGGAAAATAACTACTACCGTGGCGCCGGTGAATGCTTACAAGACTTTAACACCATGTTTACCAACTGTTACATCTACAATAAG CCGACGGATGACATCGTTCTGATGGCACAGTCTCTGGAGAAAGTCTTCTTACAGAAAGTTGCCCAAATGCCTCAGGAGGAGATTGAGTTGCCCCCTCCTGCTCCAAGAGGTAGAGGAGCTAAAAGTGTGAAAGGACGTCGAGGCAGAG gaGGAAGTGTTACGAGTGCTCACCAGGTTCCTGCCGTGTCTCAGTCGGTATACTCTCATTCATCTCCCGACACGCCGGATTCGTGGTTTTCCACCCCCCCGCTGACCCTGTTGAGCAACTCCGAACCCCCTCCATCACTGTTGACACCACCACCCACTCAACCCACTGCAAAG AAGAAAGGCGTCAAGCGTAAAGCCGACACAACCACGCCCACGACGCTCGGGTTCCCCATGACATCCGCCAGCCGGATGGGAGGCATGGGAAAAGGTCACGGGTCGGCCGAAGAAATGCCCCATTCCCTCTCGTCCGTAGACTGCTCTCCAGGTGTGGGCGTGGTCAGGGGTGTGGCCGAGCCCACCCACCTCCAGCCTGTCTTGGGGAGACCGTTGTCTCGGCGACCCATCAAACCCCCCTGCAAGGATCTGCCGGACTCGGTGCGGCCACATCTGCCCTCCCGGCGGGGCAAACTGAGCAAACATCTGCGCTACTGCAGCGCCGTCCTGAAAGAGCTGCTGTCGAAGAAACACGCGGCGTACGCGTGGCCGTTCTACAAACCCGTGGACGCGTCAACGCTAGGCCTGCTGGACTACCACGACATCATCAAACACCCAATAGACCTCAGCACCATCAAG AGGAAGATGGACGAGCGCGAGTACAGAGATGCTCAGCAGTTCAGCGCTGATGTCAGATTGATGTTCTCCAACTGCTACAAGTACAACCCGCCAGATCATGATGTCGTTGCCATGGCGCGCAAACTGCAG GACGTGTTTGAGTTTCGCTTTGCAAAGATGCCCGACGAGGTTTCGGAGGAGGAGGAATTGTCTCCCATGCCACTGGGGCGGAACATGGGCATGCTGGGAATGCACCACTCCTCCTCttcatcctcctcttcctcgtcttcatcatcatctACCTCATCGTCGGAAAGCGAGCCGAGCAGCGAGAGCGAGCCGAGCAGCGAGAGCAGTCCGAGTTCTGACAGCGAGGAGGAGAGAGCTCAACGTCTGGCTCAGCTGCAGGATCAG CTTCGAGCGGTTCATGAGCAGCTGGCGGCTCTGTCCTCCGGCCCCATCGCCAAACCCAAGAGGAAACGAGAGAAGAAGAAAgacaagaagaagaaaaagaagccaGAGAAACGGCGAGGTGGCCGCGGCCTGACGACCGACGACCGCGAGAAACCCGGCAGGCTGTCTAAAAGCAAATATGGCCGAGTCTCGCTGTCGTGTGCGCAGAGCAAAAAGAGCGGCAGGAA GAACACTAAGAAGTCGACCCCATCGCCTCGTTTCGCTGAGCCCGTCGTTTCTCTTCCCCACTACGATTCGGAGGAGGAAGAGGACGGGCTGCCCATGAGCTACGACGACAAGCGCCAGCTCAGCCTGGACATCAACAAGCTGCCTGGAGAGAAGCTGGGCCGCGTGGTGCACATCATCCAGTCACGCGAGCCCTCTCTGCGCGACACGAACCCAGAGGAGATCGAGATCGACTTAGAGATGCTAAAGCCGTCCACTCTGCGCGAGCTGGAGCGATACGTCATGACCTGCCTGCGCAAGAAACCTCGCAAACCTTGCG CCGTGAAGAAGGGCGGCGGGAAGAGCCAAGAGGAGCTAGCTctggagaaaaagagagaattaGAGAGAAGATTGCACGATGTGAGTGGACAGCTCAACTCTGCCAAGAAGCCCCAGAAACCCAAAG TGGAGAAGGCCAGCAGTGTGGAACCTCACAACGCTGCGTCTCGCCTCAGTGCCAGCAGCTCCAGTTCAGACTCTTCctcatcctcctcttcctcctcttcatcAGACAGCAGTGATTCTGACTCGAGATGA
- the brd2b gene encoding bromodomain-containing protein 2b isoform X3, with product MEAAINPSLDSGMEQSSGKRIRKPSLLYEGFESPSLPQAPPPGPPLLLQPPVKDPSRQGRATNQLQFLHKVLVKALWRHHFAWPFHEPVNAARLNLPDYHKIIKQAMDMGTIKKRLENNYYRGAGECLQDFNTMFTNCYIYNKPTDDIVLMAQSLEKVFLQKVAQMPQEEIELPPPAPRGRGAKSVKGRRGRGGSVTSAHQVPAVSQSVYSHSSPDTPDSWFSTPPLTLLSNSEPPPSLLTPPPTQPTAKKKGVKRKADTTTPTTLGFPMTSASRMGGMGKGHGSAEEMPHSLSSVDCSPGVGVVRGVAEPTHLQPVLGRPLSRRPIKPPCKDLPDSVRPHLPSRRGKLSKHLRYCSAVLKELLSKKHAAYAWPFYKPVDASTLGLLDYHDIIKHPIDLSTIKRKMDEREYRDAQQFSADVRLMFSNCYKYNPPDHDVVAMARKLQDVFEFRFAKMPDEVSEEEELSPMPLGRNMGMLGMHHSSSSSSSSSSSSSSTSSSESEPSSESEPSSESSPSSDSEEERAQRLAQLQDQVCTQLRAVHEQLAALSSGPIAKPKRKREKKKDKKKKKKPEKRRGGRGLTTDDREKPGRLSKSKYGRVSLSCAQSKKSGRKNTKKSTPSPRFAEPVVSLPHYDSEEEEDGLPMSYDDKRQLSLDINKLPGEKLGRVVHIIQSREPSLRDTNPEEIEIDLEMLKPSTLRELERYVMTCLRKKPRKPCAVKKGGGKSQEELALEKKRELERRLHDVSGQLNSAKKPQKPKVEKASSVEPHNAASRLSASSSSSDSSSSSSSSSSSDSSDSDSR from the exons ATGGAGGCGGCCATCAACCCGTCTCTTGACAG TGGGATGGAACAGAGTTCAGGCAAACGGATCCGTAAGCCGTCGCTGCTCTACGAGGGTTTCGAGAGTCCGTCTCTGCCCCAGGCACCTCCGCCCGGCCCTCCTCTGCTCCTGCAGCCTCCGGTGAAGGACCCCAGCCGTCAGGGACGCGCGACCAATCAGCTGCAGTTCCTCCACAAGGTCTTGGTAAAGGCGTTGTGGCGGCATCACTTTGCGTGGCCTTTCCATGAACCTGTGAATGCGGCTCGACTCAATTTACCT GACTACCATAAGATTATTAAACAGGCGATGGACATGGGCACTATCAAAAAACGACTGGAAAATAACTACTACCGTGGCGCCGGTGAATGCTTACAAGACTTTAACACCATGTTTACCAACTGTTACATCTACAATAAG CCGACGGATGACATCGTTCTGATGGCACAGTCTCTGGAGAAAGTCTTCTTACAGAAAGTTGCCCAAATGCCTCAGGAGGAGATTGAGTTGCCCCCTCCTGCTCCAAGAGGTAGAGGAGCTAAAAGTGTGAAAGGACGTCGAGGCAGAG gaGGAAGTGTTACGAGTGCTCACCAGGTTCCTGCCGTGTCTCAGTCGGTATACTCTCATTCATCTCCCGACACGCCGGATTCGTGGTTTTCCACCCCCCCGCTGACCCTGTTGAGCAACTCCGAACCCCCTCCATCACTGTTGACACCACCACCCACTCAACCCACTGCAAAG AAGAAAGGCGTCAAGCGTAAAGCCGACACAACCACGCCCACGACGCTCGGGTTCCCCATGACATCCGCCAGCCGGATGGGAGGCATGGGAAAAGGTCACGGGTCGGCCGAAGAAATGCCCCATTCCCTCTCGTCCGTAGACTGCTCTCCAGGTGTGGGCGTGGTCAGGGGTGTGGCCGAGCCCACCCACCTCCAGCCTGTCTTGGGGAGACCGTTGTCTCGGCGACCCATCAAACCCCCCTGCAAGGATCTGCCGGACTCGGTGCGGCCACATCTGCCCTCCCGGCGGGGCAAACTGAGCAAACATCTGCGCTACTGCAGCGCCGTCCTGAAAGAGCTGCTGTCGAAGAAACACGCGGCGTACGCGTGGCCGTTCTACAAACCCGTGGACGCGTCAACGCTAGGCCTGCTGGACTACCACGACATCATCAAACACCCAATAGACCTCAGCACCATCAAG AGGAAGATGGACGAGCGCGAGTACAGAGATGCTCAGCAGTTCAGCGCTGATGTCAGATTGATGTTCTCCAACTGCTACAAGTACAACCCGCCAGATCATGATGTCGTTGCCATGGCGCGCAAACTGCAG GACGTGTTTGAGTTTCGCTTTGCAAAGATGCCCGACGAGGTTTCGGAGGAGGAGGAATTGTCTCCCATGCCACTGGGGCGGAACATGGGCATGCTGGGAATGCACCACTCCTCCTCttcatcctcctcttcctcgtcttcatcatcatctACCTCATCGTCGGAAAGCGAGCCGAGCAGCGAGAGCGAGCCGAGCAGCGAGAGCAGTCCGAGTTCTGACAGCGAGGAGGAGAGAGCTCAACGTCTGGCTCAGCTGCAGGATCAGGTGTGCACACAG CTTCGAGCGGTTCATGAGCAGCTGGCGGCTCTGTCCTCCGGCCCCATCGCCAAACCCAAGAGGAAACGAGAGAAGAAGAAAgacaagaagaagaaaaagaagccaGAGAAACGGCGAGGTGGCCGCGGCCTGACGACCGACGACCGCGAGAAACCCGGCAGGCTGTCTAAAAGCAAATATGGCCGAGTCTCGCTGTCGTGTGCGCAGAGCAAAAAGAGCGGCAGGAA GAACACTAAGAAGTCGACCCCATCGCCTCGTTTCGCTGAGCCCGTCGTTTCTCTTCCCCACTACGATTCGGAGGAGGAAGAGGACGGGCTGCCCATGAGCTACGACGACAAGCGCCAGCTCAGCCTGGACATCAACAAGCTGCCTGGAGAGAAGCTGGGCCGCGTGGTGCACATCATCCAGTCACGCGAGCCCTCTCTGCGCGACACGAACCCAGAGGAGATCGAGATCGACTTAGAGATGCTAAAGCCGTCCACTCTGCGCGAGCTGGAGCGATACGTCATGACCTGCCTGCGCAAGAAACCTCGCAAACCTTGCG CCGTGAAGAAGGGCGGCGGGAAGAGCCAAGAGGAGCTAGCTctggagaaaaagagagaattaGAGAGAAGATTGCACGATGTGAGTGGACAGCTCAACTCTGCCAAGAAGCCCCAGAAACCCAAAG TGGAGAAGGCCAGCAGTGTGGAACCTCACAACGCTGCGTCTCGCCTCAGTGCCAGCAGCTCCAGTTCAGACTCTTCctcatcctcctcttcctcctcttcatcAGACAGCAGTGATTCTGACTCGAGATGA
- the brd2b gene encoding bromodomain-containing protein 2b isoform X1: protein MEAAINPSLDSCVGRSVISGMEQSSGKRIRKPSLLYEGFESPSLPQAPPPGPPLLLQPPVKDPSRQGRATNQLQFLHKVLVKALWRHHFAWPFHEPVNAARLNLPDYHKIIKQAMDMGTIKKRLENNYYRGAGECLQDFNTMFTNCYIYNKPTDDIVLMAQSLEKVFLQKVAQMPQEEIELPPPAPRGRGAKSVKGRRGRGGSVTSAHQVPAVSQSVYSHSSPDTPDSWFSTPPLTLLSNSEPPPSLLTPPPTQPTAKKKGVKRKADTTTPTTLGFPMTSASRMGGMGKGHGSAEEMPHSLSSVDCSPGVGVVRGVAEPTHLQPVLGRPLSRRPIKPPCKDLPDSVRPHLPSRRGKLSKHLRYCSAVLKELLSKKHAAYAWPFYKPVDASTLGLLDYHDIIKHPIDLSTIKRKMDEREYRDAQQFSADVRLMFSNCYKYNPPDHDVVAMARKLQDVFEFRFAKMPDEVSEEEELSPMPLGRNMGMLGMHHSSSSSSSSSSSSSSTSSSESEPSSESEPSSESSPSSDSEEERAQRLAQLQDQVCTQLRAVHEQLAALSSGPIAKPKRKREKKKDKKKKKKPEKRRGGRGLTTDDREKPGRLSKSKYGRVSLSCAQSKKSGRKNTKKSTPSPRFAEPVVSLPHYDSEEEEDGLPMSYDDKRQLSLDINKLPGEKLGRVVHIIQSREPSLRDTNPEEIEIDLEMLKPSTLRELERYVMTCLRKKPRKPCAVKKGGGKSQEELALEKKRELERRLHDVSGQLNSAKKPQKPKVEKASSVEPHNAASRLSASSSSSDSSSSSSSSSSSDSSDSDSR from the exons ATGGAGGCGGCCATCAACCCGTCTCTTGACAG CTGTGTGGGACGGTCTGTCATAAGTGGGATGGAACAGAGTTCAGGCAAACGGATCCGTAAGCCGTCGCTGCTCTACGAGGGTTTCGAGAGTCCGTCTCTGCCCCAGGCACCTCCGCCCGGCCCTCCTCTGCTCCTGCAGCCTCCGGTGAAGGACCCCAGCCGTCAGGGACGCGCGACCAATCAGCTGCAGTTCCTCCACAAGGTCTTGGTAAAGGCGTTGTGGCGGCATCACTTTGCGTGGCCTTTCCATGAACCTGTGAATGCGGCTCGACTCAATTTACCT GACTACCATAAGATTATTAAACAGGCGATGGACATGGGCACTATCAAAAAACGACTGGAAAATAACTACTACCGTGGCGCCGGTGAATGCTTACAAGACTTTAACACCATGTTTACCAACTGTTACATCTACAATAAG CCGACGGATGACATCGTTCTGATGGCACAGTCTCTGGAGAAAGTCTTCTTACAGAAAGTTGCCCAAATGCCTCAGGAGGAGATTGAGTTGCCCCCTCCTGCTCCAAGAGGTAGAGGAGCTAAAAGTGTGAAAGGACGTCGAGGCAGAG gaGGAAGTGTTACGAGTGCTCACCAGGTTCCTGCCGTGTCTCAGTCGGTATACTCTCATTCATCTCCCGACACGCCGGATTCGTGGTTTTCCACCCCCCCGCTGACCCTGTTGAGCAACTCCGAACCCCCTCCATCACTGTTGACACCACCACCCACTCAACCCACTGCAAAG AAGAAAGGCGTCAAGCGTAAAGCCGACACAACCACGCCCACGACGCTCGGGTTCCCCATGACATCCGCCAGCCGGATGGGAGGCATGGGAAAAGGTCACGGGTCGGCCGAAGAAATGCCCCATTCCCTCTCGTCCGTAGACTGCTCTCCAGGTGTGGGCGTGGTCAGGGGTGTGGCCGAGCCCACCCACCTCCAGCCTGTCTTGGGGAGACCGTTGTCTCGGCGACCCATCAAACCCCCCTGCAAGGATCTGCCGGACTCGGTGCGGCCACATCTGCCCTCCCGGCGGGGCAAACTGAGCAAACATCTGCGCTACTGCAGCGCCGTCCTGAAAGAGCTGCTGTCGAAGAAACACGCGGCGTACGCGTGGCCGTTCTACAAACCCGTGGACGCGTCAACGCTAGGCCTGCTGGACTACCACGACATCATCAAACACCCAATAGACCTCAGCACCATCAAG AGGAAGATGGACGAGCGCGAGTACAGAGATGCTCAGCAGTTCAGCGCTGATGTCAGATTGATGTTCTCCAACTGCTACAAGTACAACCCGCCAGATCATGATGTCGTTGCCATGGCGCGCAAACTGCAG GACGTGTTTGAGTTTCGCTTTGCAAAGATGCCCGACGAGGTTTCGGAGGAGGAGGAATTGTCTCCCATGCCACTGGGGCGGAACATGGGCATGCTGGGAATGCACCACTCCTCCTCttcatcctcctcttcctcgtcttcatcatcatctACCTCATCGTCGGAAAGCGAGCCGAGCAGCGAGAGCGAGCCGAGCAGCGAGAGCAGTCCGAGTTCTGACAGCGAGGAGGAGAGAGCTCAACGTCTGGCTCAGCTGCAGGATCAGGTGTGCACACAG CTTCGAGCGGTTCATGAGCAGCTGGCGGCTCTGTCCTCCGGCCCCATCGCCAAACCCAAGAGGAAACGAGAGAAGAAGAAAgacaagaagaagaaaaagaagccaGAGAAACGGCGAGGTGGCCGCGGCCTGACGACCGACGACCGCGAGAAACCCGGCAGGCTGTCTAAAAGCAAATATGGCCGAGTCTCGCTGTCGTGTGCGCAGAGCAAAAAGAGCGGCAGGAA GAACACTAAGAAGTCGACCCCATCGCCTCGTTTCGCTGAGCCCGTCGTTTCTCTTCCCCACTACGATTCGGAGGAGGAAGAGGACGGGCTGCCCATGAGCTACGACGACAAGCGCCAGCTCAGCCTGGACATCAACAAGCTGCCTGGAGAGAAGCTGGGCCGCGTGGTGCACATCATCCAGTCACGCGAGCCCTCTCTGCGCGACACGAACCCAGAGGAGATCGAGATCGACTTAGAGATGCTAAAGCCGTCCACTCTGCGCGAGCTGGAGCGATACGTCATGACCTGCCTGCGCAAGAAACCTCGCAAACCTTGCG CCGTGAAGAAGGGCGGCGGGAAGAGCCAAGAGGAGCTAGCTctggagaaaaagagagaattaGAGAGAAGATTGCACGATGTGAGTGGACAGCTCAACTCTGCCAAGAAGCCCCAGAAACCCAAAG TGGAGAAGGCCAGCAGTGTGGAACCTCACAACGCTGCGTCTCGCCTCAGTGCCAGCAGCTCCAGTTCAGACTCTTCctcatcctcctcttcctcctcttcatcAGACAGCAGTGATTCTGACTCGAGATGA